Within the Arachis duranensis cultivar V14167 chromosome 10, aradu.V14167.gnm2.J7QH, whole genome shotgun sequence genome, the region ttttcttttatttagtttcctacaccaattttttttgttggattCCAATAAAATTAAGTCAATTATTGTTAAtaggaacctaattaaaaaaaaattaatgcaaaagctaattaaaaatttcgcaaAACTAAAGGAccaacaaagtaattaaactttttttggtgactaaataTCATAAAGCTGGACTATAGAAGTGTCACTCTACCCCAGTCTCATTCCTCTAAACTTTAGCTTGATCATTAACATTCAATTTGATCAATTAAAATATGTAATAATAAACTTGACAAATCCATATCGTaggttaaaatatttaatttagttgaAAACTTATGCATTCATTAGTGAACCGTTCAGCACCAGCAGATGCAAGTTGATATTAAAACAACCTCAATACTTGTCAACATGTTCTATTTTATTAAAGTGTATCTTGATCTTGATAAGCCGAACGAATGAGCCAACACGCTTTGTAATTTTGTATCATATATGTGGATATCGTTTCTAAAGTATGTAtctagaaatgaaaatgaaaaaaaaaaatcactaacTTAACAAGTGCTCTTGAAATATTCAATAGTTAAGCCATTAACAATCAGAATTAACTGAAAAAACTATATTCTAAAAAAAGGTATGATTACCCTGGGGAAATTGTGGTATAGGGGATAAGAGAAAAGATAGGTAGTTGTGCCGCACTAAATTAAAGCTAAGGCTGGGTTTGTCTTCTTGAAGAGGTATTTGTGCTTTTTAAAAGTACAAGTACTTTATTTTACGCttggtaaattaaaaagtttaaatagttgtatttttaacttttaaaatttagggatatttttgaaaGCACTTAAGAGAGAGTTTTTTAAAGTTGGTTGGtgcttatcaaaattaaaaaatatataatataataaatatttaaaattatcattattaattattaatactagattttatttattttcccacaCATATTTTTCGCCAATATATTGCTATTGAAATACTCATATATTTCTAATTTCTCAATCTAGCCTTCACAAATTATAAGaaaatattcatatattttttatttttcaacttaatCTTCACAATTTCAACACAAATACATTTCTATCACGTATTAGGTATGAGcttctatctatttatattatttttttagtgttatttttgtattttttagtagatgtttatttttctcttctttaaaACGTGATGGAGATCTGATTTATGAAAccaatcataaaatttttgtaCTCCAACTTGATAAACATTAGTCAAAATTATTTGAGTATTGACTAATGATAactctatttatattaatatagagaataaatcaaataaatatttaaattattagtctctaaagttaaaaaaaaaaattattctttgttataaatatgtttattatatttttttaatttttaaaagctattttaccaAGCACAATTGTAGTGCTTGTgcttgttaaaaattatttttaatgtaattttatcaaaaattgTCTTTTAAAAGATAACTTTCATAAGCTactttcgaaaaataaaaactttaccAAACCAAACCTAATACAGAGAACGTGCATCTCTTTTGCAGATCAAAGCAATCGATTTCGACCTACCAAGAAGTTGAATCTTAGAAAGGCGCAAGTCCACTAACAGGTCAAGAGTCAAACCACTTCATCAAATTATCATTGGCACGTGCACAGCATTCATAATCCACTCGTTTTTAGGTGCCATGATTTAATCCAGGAATTCATTACTATACTAAATAGAACAGCTTTCACGTTATGACAATCCTAAGGTGTATTTTCTCATGTTTAActaatgaaaaattttcaaagaacaaTAAGGGCTAGAGCTATTTGAATGCATCCACTAAGAACATGGTTGAAGAGTGAATTGCTTAGCCATTCGCATTGCCAGTAACCAATATTGAATGCGAAAAGAAGAAGCCTACCCGTCCTCttgttagtatttttaatggaaAGATACAGGATTTCAAAATCTAATACAGAATAtataatgtgtatatatataatgtatCCAGAGCATTTCAATGCAAGGTGGAATGGCTTCACTCTAGTGTTTTAAACGTCTTTAGCCATTGCAGCAAAATCAGTTTCCGTCGATTCCTTATCCTTGGGTTTAGCGTGAGCTTCTTGCCCGTGATTATGCTCCTCAATAGGTATGCCTCGTCTATAAGATGAGGAAGATGACGACTCTCCATCAAATATGCCTGGAGTGttagcaaacacatcaaataAACCGTTCTTCATTTCTTCAGCTGCTCCAAAGAAACGACTGAGACCCCCAAAGATGCTTCGTTCCATGTCTTCAATACCACCAAAGATGCTTCGTTCCATGTGTTCAATATCGCTTCGCAGCCCAGGGAAGTCAAACACACCACTGACACCACGGTCTGAAGAAGCAAACCGCCCCCCTCTTAGAATCTCGTCTGTGACATCCTCTTCGGTATATTCTTTGTTTGATTGCACCACTTCAACAGGCCTGACAAATTGGAAAGAAGAAGTGAGATAAAAATTAACCAGCCAGGTTGTCAAGAGTTGTCAAAAGTTGTCAAGAGTCAGTAACAAGAACCTAATGCCAGAAAATACCAATCAATCTATGAAGCATGAAATTGTGAAATGCTGTTCATAAAACAATTCAATGTAAATGGAACAACTCTAGAAGCTTGTGCAGAACTAAATGATCAAAAACTAAGTTTGATCTATACTCTATTGGTAAGCACTGTCCATGCTTCAAGGGTAAACTCTCTGGAGCCACTAGACCAAAGGTGAACCAAATTAGCACAGCTTTATAATTCATGTTCTGTATCATCAAATATCATCCATCGATGGGTGTATAGTAACAAGGCCAAATGTGGTTCTCGTGCTTGAAATGAATCACTTTAGATGCTGTCATGCCAAACAACATCCACAGGGTAGTAGGCGTCAACAACTTCATCTATATAGACCAAGTTTGAGAGAAGGCTCTTCACAAGTTCAATTTTCTGCTGGACCACCAAGTCATGAAACAAAGCCCAAATATAAGATTCACATAAATACTAATTTTCCCAAGAGGAAGATGCAAACCACGACTCGAGAAATTTTGCGAGTCACTTAGGTGATTTGAATTGTGAAGGACTGAATCAACTTGGATCACACAATTCAAGCTTCCAAATATGAGATTCGATAACCATACTGCAGATTATATCTTAGAAagataatgttaaaaaaaaaagactttttAAAGGTAATCCTAACCGTGCTTACTGTAGTTTATCCACTTCTGAAACATTCATAACAGTGTACTATAACACAGAATGTTGTGTCAGATAGCTGTCTAGCCCCAAGGGCAgatatttgaaaagaaaaaagattgaGACAATGGATGATGCATAACAAAGGACTACTTATAAGTTTTTATAATGCACATTCTTGCTGTAATGTGATCATTAACACGTATCAGCAAGAAAAGGAAGGAATCCAATATACAAGCCTAGTTGCAAGAAAACTCACGCCCTCAAATACATAGCCCCTTTTGAATTCTGCTAGGGTAGAGCTTAAGTTTTTCTGATTGcaattttatcaattttcatCAAACTGAGACAACTATATATCTAAACAAATTTTTTCTCTCAACTATTTTGAATTCCAAATATTAATTTCAagggtaaagtatactttttgtccctaaagtttgacaaaagtttcaaaaatacccctaaattttattttgttttaattttgtcccagaagtttttgatttgcatcaaatatacccatgaattcaacaataatttcataATAACAACCCCTCAACACAAGtaaattaaacataattttcacgcattattgttagattagtcttaaattttttgaaaatttagccgtcaagggtatatttgatgcaaatcaaaaACATCaggaacaaaattgaaacaaaataaaacttagaatatttttaaaatttttgtcaaatttcagggacaaaaagtatactttatcCTAATTTCAAAACATTCATGAAATTAGCAAATAGAACGGGAAAAGAAATACAGGAAGTGTATCCTAACTCCTGAGAATAAAATGCAACTAACTTGACAATATTCATAGCAATAGCATATAACCTGCAGCAGTACCTGTTTAATACCTAATCAATTCATAAATCATAGAGCAATGACACCTACTTAAAGTAGCTCCAAATGAATCTATCTACACCAAGATTTCAGCTCTTACACCATTTCTTTTCAAcaagaaataacaataataaacagaaaacgcAAACCTAAATAGAGGCAAGCTAGGAGCTAAATTAGGATAACAAGAGATCGAAAAGGGGTAAAATCGCTTACTTTCCGACGCAATCCCTGAAAAGCTCTTCGGTTTTCTCGCACTTTTTGATGAACTTTCCCGGCTCGACCTCTTCAGTTTTGCACTGCGATCTCACGATTCTACGGGTGGAGCATTGCTCGCCAACGGCCACGGAACTGCTGCTGTTGGCGTTTACGTTGCCATTATCGCCGTCGTCGTCGTCCCTCCAGACCCATCCCATTTTTCTCTGTCGAACAGCTTCAGATTACAGATAGAATGAGAAGGTTCGTCGCGTCTCTGGTTAGTGGCACTGTGTTGAAGACCGGGTTCACGGCTTTTATTAGTGTGTCGTTTGGGCGGTTTCTTTCTCTGCAAGCACATGTGTCCACGTGTATTCTAGTTCTGGAAGCTGCCATAGCTTAGGCCTTAGGCCTTAGTgggttgtatttttttttcccgcaaaattgaaagaaaataaagaggccaatgttatgaaaagttttcaaatGTTATGTTAGCCCTTAGCTGCACATAGGGTGTATCATGCGATTTTTCGTCCATTTtgagttaaaaatttatttaaatttaaatataaattttatttgtgatATAATTTGGATTagatggttttttttttaaattcgatTCAATCCAATCTAATTTTAAGTGATttagattaaataaaatttgcagttttataaattaaaaaaattaaatacatataacatatctcaacattaaattttaaataatcaacaataatataacaagtcttaataatattttaaaaatcaatgataacataacaatagaaataaaattataagttagttaaaataaataaataaataaataatattttgaatataaaatatttattaaataataataatacatgaataatataaaaaatatataaaaagttgaacatgttataaatataattgtaaatataataatattagaaCACATTGTGCGGTTTAAATTGGATTGGATCGGTTAtgaaaagtatatataaaatccGATCCGATTCAACAGTTTGCAAATAATAGAAtctaatcaaattcaaattagtgcAGTTTTAATcgattttttgtttgaattggATTGGATGAGTGATTTAATTTGGATCGGTTTTGATTTGAACACCCTAGCTCCACAATTCTTTATAAATAATACTATACATCTaagtctttttattaatttagtttaactAAATTGgtctaacataataaaaatcaattatgaCGACTAATActattttaaatcttattatttaatttagttagacTTTATTCATAAAAAGACTTAGATATATAGCATTACTCgttttttatatactttttaaatttggtattAAAAATAGGATTTAACTAAGACACATGATAAATTTactattagtaaaaaaaattttaaatatttttattaataaatacaaaataaatacattaaaaacttatattttttatatttttaacaaaaacttTATTAGTTTATAAACTTATCATATAActtcaaaatacaaaatagataaattcttaaaaataataaataagaaataAGATCAACTTATTTCTTATATTTGTTTCGAAGTGTTTATCCAAATTGTTTGTAGAAATTGGATCTGAGTTGATAGAGGTTCAAACTCTTAAAGGTTAAAATGTTCATCTGATGAGCAAATATTTTGTGAGTCAGAAGATTACCTTCTCTTTTTGGTAGAGCAGCAGAGTTCTTATTTCAGAATTCAGATGCACTTCgttattttaaagtttaaacaataaaattatatttttattttaaaaacattaacAGAGTTATATTGTCCTTCATAAAATAAATGCcgagatataattttttttattagttagaacTTTATTCAGAGTATTCCATAAGATTCAGGGATGATGAGGATTACATTTATTACATTATTAGAgtaagttttatttttgttcaaaattgagagaaatattattgttgttttcagTGGTTTTATTAATCCTATTTGTGGTTTTGAAGATTTTAGAAGTGATGTTAAAAATGGTTAACAGAAATAATGACATACACAATAAATATCATATATGGTAAATTCTATTGATATAaccaatataaatattttttaaaaaatagttaagaAGTAAAAAGGACAATAAAAGGAATAATTGTTTGGGTAATTAACCAGCAACCCAGCAATTATACAGGCGCCGGTTTAAAAACCTAAACACCAAACACTTTCaatacttatttattttcttttcctctgccactgcatttttccacaaaaaaaaaaaataataatctatgAATCTAGTTGTGTTGTATATTTGGTTACCTTGAAACTTCAGCTATTCTCTTAGCTTGTTCTCTATATCATTTCCTACTTCCTTGTACACAGGTCAATGCAAGTAggaattgttaaaaaaaaacaatccTTATTTATACTCAATTGTATCACATTATGCCGAATGTGTTGTAAGAATGAAGAAATAGACACACACCTGCTCAAGGATTGTCCCTGGGCTCAGCTTTTCTGATTAAAATGTTGCAAATGTCTTAATTAGTCACCAAAAGTTCTGATTAAAAAATGGTTACAGATGCATGTTGCTCCCTTTAATGCAAAATGCTCTATTAGTATAATTGTGTGATAAGGGAGATAATGACACAGCTTAAGTTCCGAGTTAAAGCACTACACTATGGACTTCACATATTAAAGCTCTAACCATAGAAGCACCAAGCTCACATGATTCATGATTCATGAGAAGTTACAACAGTGTAATCCCCTTGGATTTTGGGGACGTATAGCCAATCAAGATTGAATTGACTAAGGTGGAGATAGCGTCACCAATTTTCTATCATAGCAGAAGGTTAAAAAAACacgtattaaaaataaataaaaaatggaatGATCCCCCTTCCATATGATCTCTTTCTATGTGAAACAAGCACCGTGCCTCTAGAAACTACACAACCCAAAACATTCCATGATTTCTATAACAATACAACTAAATGAACACTTTACAGGACCAAACAATGAAAGTTTTCAGCCTAGGAACTTGCAGCAGCATGGCATAAATTTATCTTCACTTTGTGAAACAGAGAAGGAAGCAAAAGCAAATAACCAGCATATGCCATTTACATGATGTAATAAGCCAGTATTCTCACTAATGTACAGCATTTTTAGTCATACCACCAGATAGATAACAACAAAATCATTAGCAATTCATCCATGAGAGTTAAAACTTCTCCTATAAAATCCTCTTCTGTAATTTCCTTCTCATTCATAGAATTGGAAAATTGTCATAGAACAGCTAAATCAATAAGTAATTAGATGGTGATGCTATAACATGTAAATTTCTAACCCTAACGATGAATGTTAAGCATGTCCTTAGCCTCAGTTTGTTCCTCCAAGAGACCCTCACTGGCATACTTACTGAGaagctccatcttcttcttctccagaACCATCTTCTCGATCTCCTTCTCATCCGGCAGCGGCACGTGCACCACGAATTCCCTCTCCTTCCTCACCTCCTCCAGCCGCATCCACTCCTCCGCCGCCTCGCGCCGCATCTTCTCCTCCGCAGGCCCCTCGAGACGCTCCAGCACGCCGTCCTCGTCATCCCTGTAACCGTAGTAGCTGGCATCGATTCTCTTGTAGATGTCGTACCGAGTGCGCCGCTTGCGAAGCTCAGGAGGCTTCTCGAAGAGCTCGCGGACGCCTGGGAGCTTCTTGGCGGCGCCGAAGTAGCGGTAGCCAGGGCCGCGGCCGCCGGGATTAGGGACGTCGACAATGTTGCCTTCAAGGTCAGTCATCTTGGCAGAGTGGCGAGCATAGTTAGGGCCGCCGAGCTCGACGATGCGACGCTCCCAGTGAGACTTCTCGCGTATGAGTTTGTTGATCTCGTCGTTGAGGTCGCGAAGGCGATGCTCGCCGAGGCCTTCGTTCTGGATCTCGGCGACCTTGCGGCCGATCTCGCGCATGATCTGCTGGCGCCACTTGTCGGCTTCTGAGAGGTCGCGGCATTCAGAGGCCAGGAAGGGACGGCGCTCCTTgggcttcttcttctcctctgccttgAGGGCGATGAACCTGTTCAGCATAGACTGCGCCTTCTCTTCATTACGagccatcttcttcttcctcctccttctttcttcttcttcccccttTGGCTTTCTgtgtttcttctcttctctgcaATACAATCGATCGGTATAGAATAGGGTTTCGGCACAAAGCAATTAGggtttaaaaatcaattatcctttt harbors:
- the LOC107471375 gene encoding fra a 1-associated protein, which gives rise to MGWVWRDDDDGDNGNVNANSSSSVAVGEQCSTRRIVRSQCKTEEVEPGKFIKKCEKTEELFRDCVGKPVEVVQSNKEYTEEDVTDEILRGGRFASSDRGVSGVFDFPGLRSDIEHMERSIFGGIEDMERSIFGGLSRFFGAAEEMKNGLFDVFANTPGIFDGESSSSSSYRRGIPIEEHNHGQEAHAKPKDKESTETDFAAMAKDV
- the LOC107471354 gene encoding uncharacterized protein LOC107471354 — encoded protein: MARNEEKAQSMLNRFIALKAEEKKKPKERRPFLASECRDLSEADKWRQQIMREIGRKVAEIQNEGLGEHRLRDLNDEINKLIREKSHWERRIVELGGPNYARHSAKMTDLEGNIVDVPNPGGRGPGYRYFGAAKKLPGVRELFEKPPELRKRRTRYDIYKRIDASYYGYRDDEDGVLERLEGPAEEKMRREAAEEWMRLEEVRKEREFVVHVPLPDEKEIEKMVLEKKKMELLSKYASEGLLEEQTEAKDMLNIHR